The DNA region CCCTTGACGGCGAATTGCACGTTCATTAGCCCGCGCACCTCAAGCTCGAGCGCAAGGGAGCGCGCCGCCTGCCGGATCTCTTCTTGGATGGCGGCCGGAAGCGTAGGGGCGGGGATCACGCAGGCGCTGTCGCCCGAATGGACTCCTGCCTGCTCGATATGCTCCATGATCGCTCCGACGACAACGGTCCGGCCGTCGCACAGGCAATCGACATCCACCTCGGTCGCCTCTTCCAGGAAGCGATCGATGAGGACCGGCCTCTCCGGGCTGACGAGCAGCGCTTCCCGGATATAGCGCCGCAGGTCTTCCTCGGTGTAGACGATCTGCATCGCTCTGCCGCCGAGCACGAAGGAGGGACGGACGAGGACCGGATATCCCACCTGCGCGGCTCCGGCCACCGCCTCCGCCTCGCTCCGGCCGATCACATGGAGAGGCTGGCGCAGACCGAGCTTGGAGACGAGCGCGGTGAAGAGTTCCCGATCTTCCGCCCGCTCGATCGAGCGCACCGCGGTCCCCAAGATCCGCACCCCCGAGCGCTCCAGGCCCGCGGCAAGATTGAGCGGCGTCTGCCCGCCGAACTGGACGATGGCTCCAGAGGCCTGTGTCGCCTCGTAGATATTGAGGACATCCTCGAGGGTGAGCGGCTCGAAAAAGAGCAGATCGCTGCAGTCATAGTCGGTGGAGACGGTTTCGGGGTTGGAGTTCACCATGACGGCTTCCATCCCGAGTTCCCGGAGGGCTTGCGCCGCGTGGACGCAGCAGTAGTCGAACTCGATCCCTTGCCCGATCCGATTCGGTCCGCCGCCGAGGACAAGAATCCGCTCCTTTCTTCCGGGCGGGGGCAGCTCCCGGCATCCGCTCTCATAGCTGGAGTAGTAGTAGGGGGTAAAAGCAGTGAATTCGCCGGCGCACGTGTCGACAAGCCGGTAGGAAGGCCGAATGCCGTGCCGGGCTCGTAGAGAGCGCACCTCTTCTTCCGACATCCCCCAGAGGTGGCCGATTTGCCGGTCGGAGAAGCCCTTGCGCTTGGCTCGGGCGAGCTCCTCCGCATCCTTCGCTCCGCGGGAAAGGCGCTCTTCTTCCTGGACCAGGTCCCGAATCTGCTCCAGGAACCAGTGGTCGATGCCGGTCAGCTCGGCGATTTCCTCGACGCCCATTCCCGCCCGGAAGGCGTGGCGGATGTAGAAGATCCTTTCCGCGCGCGGGGTCACTAGGTAGTGACGGATCTCCTCCATCGAGGGGACGGGATCGGACCGCGCCCCGCCCGCTCCCAGACCCCAGGCCCCCACCTCCAGGGAGCGGAGACCCTTTTGGAGAGACTCCTGGAAGGTGCGTCCCATCGCCATCGCTTCTCCGACGCTCTTCATGGATGAGGTGAGCGTTGGATCGGAGGTCGGGAACTTTTCGAAGGTGAAGCGCGGCAGCTTCGTCACGACATAGTCGATCGCCGGCTCGAAGCTGGCGGGTGTCTCCCGAGTGATGTCGTTGCGCAGCTCGTCAAGCGTGTAGCCGACCGCCAATTTCGCTGCAATCTTGGCGATTGGATAGCCGGTTGCCTTCGACGCGAGGGCCGAGGAGCGGGAAACCCGGGGGTTCATTTCGATGACGAGCTGCCGCCCGCTCTTCGGATCGACCGCGAATTGGATGTTGGAGCCTCCGGTTTCCACGCCGATCTCCCGGATCACAGCGAAGGCCGCATCGCGCATCCTCTGGAACTCCCGATCGGAAAGGGTCTGGATGGGCGCGACGGTAATGCTGTCCCCGGTATGCACCCCCATCGGGTCGACGTTCTCGATCGAGCAGATGACAACGCAATTGTCCATCGAGTCGCGCACGACCTCGATCTCGTATTCCTTCCAGCCGAGCAGGCACTCCTCGATCAAGACCTCACCGATCGGCGAGGTGGCCAAGCCGCCCGCCACGATTCCCTCGAACTCTTCCCGGTTATAGGCGATTCCCCTCCCATCCCTCCCAGCGTGAAGGCCGGTCGGATGATCAAGGGGAACCTCCCGATCGCCTCCGCGATATTGCGCGCTTCCTCGAAGTTCCGCGCGGTCCCCGAATCGGGCACGGCCAGGCCGATCCGCATCATCGCTTCCTTGAACAATTGCCGGTCTTCGGCTTTCTTGATGGCCTCCGCCTGGGCCCCGATCATCCGCACACCATACCGCTCCAAGAGCCCGCGGTCGGCGGCTGCGATCGCCACGTTGAGCGCGGTCTGCCCGCCCAGAGTGGGGAGAATCGCATCCGGCCTCTCCCTTTCCAGGATTTTCTCGAGCACCTCGACCGAGATCGGTTCCAGATAGGTACGATCGGCAAACTCCGGATCGGTCATGATGGTCGCCGGATTGCTATTGAGAAGGATGACTCGATAGCCCTCCTCTTTGAGCGCCTTGCACGCCTGCACTCCGGAATAATCGAACTCACAAGCCTGCCCGATCACGATTGGCCCGCTGCCGATCAGCAAAATCGAATGGAGATCATCCCGCTTGGGCATAGGCTGCAGACATTTCCGCTTCCCGCCGCGCGCATGGCCGCGGAGAGGACCGCTCCGCAGCCGGGCGGCCCGCCGCGGCGGAGGCTGCGGTCATGACAATAGCTCGTACCAATTGTTCCGGCGCTTGGGCACGAATCCGGCGTCGCGGATGCAGTCCTCGATGTCTGCCGCCGTCATGCGGAAGGTCGTGCCCGCCGCCGAGACGACATTCTCTTCCATCATGACGCTTCCGAAGTCATTGGCGCCGAAACGGAGAGCGACCTGCCCGATCTCCGGGCCCTGGGTCACCCAGGAGGATTGGATGTTGTCGATGTTGTCCAAAAAGATCCGCGAGAGGGCTTGCATCCGCAGGTACTCGGAGGGCCCGAGCTTCGGGACCCGCAACGCCGTATGATCGGGCTGGAAAGTCCAGCAGATGAAGGCCGTAAAACCTCCGGTCTCGTCCTGGAGCTCGCGCAGACGGCGGAGGTGCTCGATCCGATCCTCGAGGGTCTCGACATGCCCGAACATCATGGTCGCAGTCGACCGCAATCCGAGCCGGTGAGCGGTCCGCATCACCTCGAGCCACTGACCCGCAGTGCATTTGAGAGGAGCGATGCGCCGGCGCACCTCGTCGACAAGGATTTCGGCGCCTCCGCCGGGTATCGAGCCCAAGCCCGCGTCGCGGAAGCGGCGGAGCACCTCCTCGAGCGGCATGGCGAAAGTCCGGGAGAAGTGGACGAATTCCGGCGGGGAGAATCCGTGGACATTGATCCTCGGATGCTTTTCTTTCAAGTAGTGGAGAAGCTCCAAATAGTAGTCGATCCCCAGGTCCGGATGGTGGCCGCCCTGGAGCAGGATCTGCGTCCCGCCGATCGCCTCCAGCTCGGCAACCTTCTGGCCGATCTGCTCCGGACGGAGCACGTATTGGTCCGGGTCTCTCTGCCTCCGGTAGAAGGCGCAGAAGCGGCAACCAACGTTGCAGACATTGGTATAGTTAATGTTGCGATCGACGATGTAGGTAACGATCCGCTCGCCGTCCCCTCCGTAGGCCTCCTTCTTCTTCCAGCGGCGCCGGGCGTCTGCCAGAATCCCCAGCTCGGGCAAAGGAAGGGAATAGAGATCCCGAGCCTCTTCCGGAGAGATCCTCTCGCCGCTTAAAATCTTCGCCTCCGCTCGTTTTGCCAGGCCGTTACGGCTGCCTACCGTCACACCCATAACAGATCCCTCTCGTCGGTCGCACGCTCTCCCAGGATCCGCAGCTCCCGGACAAAGCGGCGGATCCCCTCTTTTTCCCGCGCCTCTACGTCATACCGGATGTACCGCGTCAAATACTCGAGCTCGCTCTCATCCTTCGCGATCGAACTCCGCGCCGCAAGGCCCCGCCGCTTCGCCTCGCGCAGGAGCGCGGCGAGCTCCGCAGCCCTCGCCGCTCCGCGCGGGATCGCCCAGGCCGCGAAGACGAACGGAAGCCCGGTCTTCTCGCGCCAGCCCTGCCCCAAATCGAGGAGTTGGGCCCCAGGATCGGCCCTCCGGAACGCCAGCGCCCGATCTCCGATCATCAGGCGGGCATCGGCCCGCTCCGTAAAAGGGACGTACTCGGGACGAAAGCCAAGAAAATTTTCCAAAAGCACGCGCAGGAGAAGGAAAGACGACCGCGTATCGGGATCAAGGGCGATCGAGCGCACCTCAGAAAGAGGAAGATCATGAACGAGGATGACGCTCTTGACAGGACCGTCGGCCACGATCCCCACGCCGTCGACCAGGGCAAATTCTTCCGTAAGGCAGGCGCCCAGCGGGGCTAGGCCGGCGTCAAGCAGGCCCTTCCGAAGCCGGTCGGGCAATTCGGCGGGCGCGCAGAACAATACAGACTCCTCCAGGCCGTAAAGGAGCGGCTTGGCGTTGAGGTAGGGAGCGCAGCCGATTCGGAAGGGACTCATGTGCGGCTTAGTTCCCACCTTCTATATGATCCGCCCTCAGCGTTCAATCGTTCCGGCACCGCCCCCGCCGGGTTCGGGTCTCCAGTCGACGATCCGCAGGCGGACCCGTTTCCCCACCGTGTCCCAGTCGAGATGGCCCGCAACCTGGAATCTCCCGGAAATCACGCGGCCGTCCGGCGGGTCGAAAGAGAACGCCTCGCACCGGGCATCGCCAGAGCGGAGAAGCATCCGCGTCAGCCGTCCCGCCTGGACCGGAGGCCCTTCGAGACAGAGTGTCGGGAAGGCGAAGAGCGGCCGGGTGTTTCCCGCCCCGAAGGGTGCCAACCGCTCCAGCTCCTCGTAAAGCGGCAGGCTCGCGGCGGAGAGAGGGAGCAGCCGCACGATCTGGAGACGCTTGCAAAAGAGCTCAGGAGCTCCGTTCCGCGCCGCCCATCGGTTCAACTCCTCCCGGAAGGCGGCTAGGTTCGCCTCCCGGAGAGAAAAGCCCGCGGCCAGATCGTGTCCGCCGAACTTGTCCAAGTGGGCCGCGCTCGCCCGCAGCCCCTCGACGATCGACATCCCCGGGATCCCCCGCGCGCTCCCCTTTCCGTTCCCGGATTCGTCGAATGCAACGACAGCCACCAGTCGGTGAAATCGGCTTAGAAGACGCGAGGCAACGACACCCGCTACACCCGCGTGCCATCCCCTCTTGCCCACCACGATCGCTCGGCCTATCCGGGCCGGAGGCTCTTTCCGGACCATCTGGAGCGCCTCCTCGAGCATCTCGTGCTCGACCAGCCGTCGCTGCCGGTTCTTTTGGTGGAGAGCCAGCGCCCCCCGCTCCGCCTCGGATGCCGAATCGGCCAGGAGGAGGCGGAGCGATTCCATGGCGTCGTCGAGCCGCCCGCTCGCGTTGAGGCGCGGAGCCAGCCGAAAGGCGACGTCCTCCACCGTCGGCTTCTCCCCCACATTCGATACGCCGGCCAGCGCGCGCAACCCGGGCAAGCGGCGGCGGCCGAGCTGCTCCAATCCACGCGCAACAAGAATGCGATTGTCGCCGGTCAAAGGGACGACGTCCGCAATAGTCCCCAGGGCGACCAGATCAAGCTCTTCCCGCAGCACCAATCGTTCCCGATAAGCCGGCTCCAGCTTGAGCAGACCGTGGAGCAGCTTGAAGACGAGCCCGGCGCTCGCAAGCCGGCTGCCGCGGCCGTCGCGATGCGGATTGACGATGGCGCAAGCCTGCGGCCAAAAGCCGGCGGGCTGATGATGGTCGACCACGAGCGCGTCGACTCCTTCCGCGGCGAGCCAGGCCAGCTCGTCGATCGAGGTCGTGCCGCAGTCGACGGCGATCAGCAGCTCGGGCTTCTCCTTACCGTCCGGATCGTGCCGCCCTCGCTCCCGGCGGAACAGGCGAAAGGCCCGCTCCAAGCCCTTGCGAGTGAGGCCGTAGCCTTCCGAAGCCCTCTCCGGAATAAAGGCCGAGACGGGCGCCCCCAGCAGGCGCATGGCCCGCACCAGAAGAGCCGTGGCGCTCACCCCATCGACGTCGTAATCTCCATACACGAGCGTGCATTGCCTCCGGACGATCGCCTCCTTCAGCCGTTCGGCCGCTTGCCGCAAGCCGGTCAAGGCGAAAGGATCCTCCAGATCCGAAAGCCGGGGCTCGAGAAAACGGGCCGCCTCCGCCGGATCGCGATAACCGCGCGCTACCAGCAGCCCGGCAAGGAGGGAGGAGACGCCTAGATCCCGAGCCAGGGCTTCGGCCTCTTCCTCCGAAGCGCCGATCTCCCAAATCGTCTCGACCTTGTCTCCCGTGGCGGCTTCATCCATGGCAGACGTCCCCCTCCCGACCCACAACCGACCTCTCCCCCGCTTTCCGGCTCGAAGGCCGCGCAGCCGAGGGGCGTGCGAGCGGAACGTCTTCGGAGCTCACGCGCTCTGGGCGGCCGGGCGCCCGGCCGCGGGCTGGCCGCCGCCTTTCCCGCGCAGCTCGTGAAACCAGTACATGAGCCCGGGGGTAAGGAAGTGGGAGGAGAACATGCCGCCGAGCACACCGATGAGGATCGCCAGCGCAAACGGGGAAATGACCGGGCCCCCAAGCAGCAGCATGGAGAGGGTGGCCAGCAGCACGGTGCCGCCCGTGATCAGCGTCCGGGCGAGGGTCAAATTGACGCCGCTGTTGACGTGATCCGCGAATGTGCCCGCCAAACGCAGCCGGGCCGCTTCCCGGACCCGGTCGGAAATCACGATCTTCTCGTTGATCGAATAGCCGAGAATCGTCAGGAAAGCGCCGACCAGCGGCATGGTGAACTCCTGCCCCAGGATCGCCATAAAGCCTATGGCCAGGAAAACGTCATGGAGCTGTCCGAGCGCCGCCGCGGCAGCAAAGGACCACTCGTAGCGGATCGTGACATAGAAGAGGATCGCCGCCAGCCCCAGCGAAAGGGCCAGCAGGGCGCGCCCTTTGAGCTCCTCCCCCACTACAGGGCCGACACTATCAAGCCTGGCATTGGCAAATCCGGCCGCCGGGAGCTTGCTCTGCAGGACCTGCAAGGCACGCTCTCCTTCGCCGTAGCGGGTCTGCAAGGAGAGCTGCCGGTACTCGTGCGCATATTGCACCATGCTGGGATGGATGCCCGCCGCTTCCAGCGCCGCCCGGACCTCCTGGAGGGGTGCCGCCTGCCGGTATCCGACGGTTAGGGAATCCCCACCGACGAAATCGACTCCCAGGAGCTTATCGCTCCGGAGGAAAAACGCGGCCATCCCGGCTGCCAGCAGCGCGAGGGCCAGCCCACCGGCTGTCCGCCGCCAGGCCAGGAACGGAAAGTTCGGGCGCGTCAGAATCCGCATCATCGAAAGGCGCCGGAGCCAGCCACTCGCCAGGAGCCACTCGAAGGCATTCCGCGTCACCACCAGAGCCGCGAAGAGATTCGCCGCAATGCCGAGAACGAGCGTGACGGCGAAGCCTTGCAGAGGTCCGCTCCCCAGCCACATCAAGATCAAGGCGACCAGGATCACCGTGAGGTTCGAATCGAAGATCGCGCTGAAGGCGCGTTCGAAGCCGGCGGTCACGGCTTGGCGGAGCGGCTTTCCCGCGTCGAGCTCATCCCGCATTCGTTCATAGACCAGGACGTTGGCGTCGACGGCCATGCCGATCGTCAAAATGACTCCGGCCAGTCCGGGAAGGGTGAGCGTGAAGTGGAATTGCGCCAGGAACCCGAAGAGCAAAAAGAGGTTGACGGCCAGGGCGAGGACGGCAACCAGGCCGGCTAGTCGATAATAGGCCACCATGAAGAGGACGACGAGCGCCAAGGCCGTCAATCCCGCTCGCGCGCCGCTCAGGATCGAGTCGCGCCCCAGCGACGGGTCGACCCCCCGCTCCTCGAGGAGCCTGACCGGAGTTTCCAGGGGGTTTTCCAGAACGCTCGCCAAATTCTCCGCCTCCTTGGGGCTCATATTGCCCCCCGAGATCACCGCGCTGCGGAAGATCGCCGATTGGATCACGGGGGCGCTTTTCACCTCACCGTCCAGCACGATGGCCAGCTGCTTTCCGATGTTGCTGCTCGTGATCGCTCCGAAGCGACGGGAGCCCTCATCGGTGAACTCGATCACAACGGTGGGGCGGCCGACCTCGTCGAACCCGCGATACGCCCTCCGCACGAACTTCCCTCCCATCTCCGCTCTGCGCTTCACAAGGATCTGCCGCTGGCCGGAGGCCTTTCCTTCCTCGGCCGCCAAGGGAAGCAGCTCGTAGTCGGGCGGGATCCGTGCCCGACCCGCCTGGATCTCCGCAACCAGCTGCCCGGACTGCGGATGCACTAACTTGAACTCGAGCTTGGCCACCTTAGAAAGCTGCTGACGCGCCGCATTCTTTTCGGCTTCCGCCAACCCGGGGATCTGGACGCTGATCCGGTTTCGGCCCACCGGCTGGATGATCGGCTCGGACAAGCCGAACTTGTCCACCCGTTTCCGGATCACCGCCGTAGCCTGCTCCAACGCGCCGGGAGAAGGCTGACCTTCCAGCTCGAGAAGAAAGGCGGTTCCCCCTTTGAGATCGAGGCCGAGCCGGATCGATTTATCGAGCGGGAAAAGGGAAAGCCCCGCGTTCGCCAGAAGCATGACGATGGATACGAGCCCCACCCACCGGCGCGTTCGCTCCTCGGTCGAGGTGAAATACCCGATCAAGGCGATGAGAAAAAAGAGCGCTGTGGCGAAGGACCAGAGCAGCATGGTGTTTTTCTCTCGTTCCTCAAGCCGATCGGAGCGCTATTTGGCTTCCGCTTCCCCCTTCGTGACCGAAGTAAGGCTCGATTTGAGCACTTCGACCTTGACGTTCTCCGCCACCCGGATCAGCACGGTCTTATCCTTGACGTTTGTCACCGTTCCCAGCAGCCCGCCGCTGGTGACTACCCGGTCTCCGGTCTTCACGCTGGCGATGAGGCGCTCTTGCTCCTTCCGGGCCTTCTGCTGGGGCCGAATCAAGAGGAAATAGAAAACCCCAAAGATGAGCGCGAGCGTAATCAGCGACGAAAAAGCCGGCACCTCCGGCGGCGGGCCGGCGGCTTGGCCCCCCTCCGCTCCCGCCTGCGCCGCGGCCATCCAGAAAAGTTCTATGCCCATGATTTATTGTCCTTCCTTCTCTTCCCTGCGACGCGCCCTCTGCTCGGCAAGGAAAGCCTCCCAGCGCCCCGCCTCCAGCGCCGCTCGTATTTCCTTCATTAGGGAAAAGTAGAAATACAGGTTATGCAGCGACAGGAGCATGACGCCAAGCATTTCCTCCGACTTCAGTAGATGGCGGAGATAGGCGCGATGGAAATGCCGACAGGTATAGCAGCCGCACTCGGGGGAGATGGGAGCCGTGTCGAGACGGAAGGAGGCGTTGCGGAGCGAAAGGCGCCCCCTTTCGGTATAGACGACCCCGTGCCTGGCCAGCCGCGTGGGCAGGACACAGTCGAAGAGGTCGACGCCCAGATTCACCATCTCGACAACCTGCCACGGCTCCCCCACCCCCATCACGTAGCGTGGCCGGAGCCTGTCCAGATGGACGACCGTATCTGCGACGGTGCGCACCGCTTCCTCCGCCGGTTCCCCTACGCTAACCCCCCCGATGGCAAATCCATCGAAGCCGATCGCCGCCAGCTCCTCCGCGCAGAGCGCCCGGAGCTTGGCATCGGCTCCTCCTTGCACGATGCCGAAGAGCCCGGCTTCGGGAGTGGGAAGCGCCGGATCTGATTCCCGAAGGCGAGTCCACGCCGCCTTTCCCTTCGCCGCCCAATCCACCGTCCGCCGCACCGCTTGTTCGAGGACGCTGGCGGAAGCGGGCCAGGGGGGGCATTCATCCAGGCTCATCACCAGATCGCTGCCGGCGACCAGCTGGAGCTCGATCGCCAGTTCGGGGGAAAGAAAAAGGGCGCTCCCGTCCAAGTGAGACCGAAAGGCTACGCCCCGGTCGTCCACGTGCCGAAGGGAAGAGAGGCTGAAGACCTGGTAACCGCCACTGTCCGTGAGGATGCTTCCTGGCCATCCCAGAAACCGGTGCAACCCTCCGAGATCGCGCAACGCCTGGATGCCGGGCCGGAGGAGCAGGTGGTAGGTATTGCAGAGGATCATCTCCGCACCCAGGTCGAGAAGGTCGCGGGGCAGCACACCCTTGACCGTCCCTCGGGTGCCCACGGGCAGGAATGCCGGAGTGCGCACCAAGCCATGGCCCGTGGTGAGCAGTCCGGCCCGAGCCGAACTTGTTCCGGGGGGAACGAGCAGGCGAAAGTTCATCTCGGACGAGAACGAGGCCTCAGCACCGCAGACCATGCCGGCGGGAAGGAACGAAACGGGCGGCAGCCGGGGTCCTCCGACACCCGAGCCCGCAATGGCCGCCCGGGCGGGCTGGCGATCGGCCCCGCAGCTGAGGTAGAGGCCGCGGCGCCGGCTGAAAAAGATCGTCGGCCATTCCCCTTTATCGTTGAGCGGACCTACTCTTTCCCATAGAAGAGAACTCTCGCAACCTTTTTCGGGGAACTTCGCCCCGCGGGGCGGAACGACCAAGGCCATCGCATCTCTTTATGCCGCAACTTCGCCGAGAACCCCTTTTTCCCAAGCGATGGGTTGTGTTTGCTCCCGAACGCAAGCAGCGTCCGATCGACTATCCGCCCCCGCCCGAGCCGTCGCATACAGCCTCTCCGTTCGTGGCCGGCAAGGAAAGCTTGACCCCGCACGAAGTCTTCGCGATCCGGCCGGGCGGAGGACCGCCGAACTCCCCGGGCTGGACGGTCCGGGTGGTCCCCAACCGGTTCCCGGCCCTCCGCATCGAAGGGGAGCTGCTGCCCGAGGGGATCGGTATCTACGACCAGATGAATGGGATCGGAGCCCATGAAGTCATCATCGAGACGCCGAACCCGGATCAGGAGCTCGAAGACCAGTCCGTAGAAGGGGTGACCGACGTGCTCCGGGCCTACCGGGCGCGGATCATCGATCTGATTCAGGACGTCCGCTTCCGCTACATCCTCCTTTTCAAGAACGTCGGCCTGCTCGCCGGAGCCTCCCTGCGGCATCCCCATTCCCAGCTGATCGCCCTCCCGGTCGTTCCGCGAGTCGTCGAGGAGCTGCTGGCGACCTCCCGGTCCCATTTCGAGCTTAAGGAACGCAGCCTCTTCGCCGACGTCCTGCAAGCCGAGCTGAAATCGCGCGAGCGGTTGGTCTACGAGAATTCGGCGTTCGTCTCTTTTTGTCCCTGGGCCAGCCGGTTTCCTTTCGAAACGTGGATTCTGCCGAAGTTTCCCGCCGCCCACTTCCATGCGCTCGATGACTTCCATCTCGGTCTGCTGGCCGAAGTGCTCCGCCACGTGCTACGCCGCATTCGGAAAGGCTTGCAGAACCCGGCTTACAACATGATCCTGCAGACAGCACCCTTTCATCCCTCCCGCTGGCGGGAGGCCATCCCTCCCGAAGTCGAGTTCCGCTGGCATATCGAGATTCTTCCACGCTTGGCGCAGACCGCGGGATTCGAATACGGCACCGGATTTTACATCAACACGACCTTTCCGGAAGAGGCGGCGGACTTTCTCCGGCGGGTCTGCGTGGAATCATAGGATGGGGCTTCCCTCGGATCCGAAAGTCAGCCACACTACCTTCCGGAAAGTTCCGCGAGAGCGGGCCATAGGTGCTTCTCGATGAATATCATCCTCCTTTGGCACATGCACCAGCCGGACTACGTCGACCGGCTGAGCGGCAGAGCCCGCATGCCCTGGGTCCGGCTCCACTCGGTCCATAGCTACTTCGATATGATCGAGATGGTCGACCGCTTCCCCAGCCTTCGAGTCGCTTTCAACTTCACTCCGGTTTTGCTCGAGCAGCTCGTCGAGCTGGGCGAGGGCAAAGTCATCGACGACTGCGAGGCATGGAGCCGCATACGGGCGGAGGACCTGACGCAGGGCCAGAAGGAGAAGATCCTCGAGCACTTCTTCCGCGCCAATTTCGATACGCTCATTCGCCCCTTTCCTCGCTATTGGGAGCTGCTCAACCGGCGCGGCCGCATCGTCAATTTCAACAACCTGGCGGAATTGACCGGCCTCTTCTCGGCTCAGGACTATCGCGACCTGCAGACGCTCTACAACCTGGCCTGGTGCGGCTTTGCGGCCTGCCGGGCCTACCCATTCCTCCAGGAGCTGCGGGCGCAGGGACGCGGCTTCACCGAAGAACAAAAAAACCGGCTTCTCGATCTCCACCGCCAGATCGTTCGCTCGGTGCTCTCGCGCTACCGGTCGGCCGCCGAACGGGGCCAGATCGAGATTACGACCTCCCCCTATTGCCATCCGATCCTCCCGCTTCTCTTGGACACCAACCTGGCTCGCCGCTCGATGCCGCACGTCAACCTTCCACCGCAATTTTCCGCCCCGGAAGACGTGCGGAGCCAGCTCGCGCTCGCCCAGGAGAAGATGCGGGAGCTTTTCGGAGCCCCGGCGCGCGGAATCTGGCCCTCGGAGGGATCGGTGGCTCCCGAGCTAATTCCCTTCTTTCGCGAGGCGGGCTTCGACTATTTTTTCACCGACGAGGCCATCCTCTTCCGCAGCTTGGAGCTCGATCCGTACTGGAGGGGAAAAGGAGTCGATCACATGGTCCTCTTCCAAGGATGGGCAGTGAGCTGGGGCGGAGCCGCGCTATCGGCCCTCTTCCGCGAAAGGCCGTTGTCGGATTTCATCGGCTTCCGCGCCTCGCAAAACCCCCCCGACCAAGCGGCCAACTATCTTCTGCATCATTTCGAGCATATTTGCGACGTGGCAGGCTCGCCGGAGGCGGCGCTCTTGATCGCCCTCGACGGCGAGAACGCGTGGGAGGCATTCCCGGACGGCGGCGAGCGGTTTCTCTCGTCTCTCTACGGAGGGCTCACGACGCACAGCCGGCTCCGCACCACCCGGCCGACCGACTATTTCGACCATTTTGCTCCCAAGGCCGAGCTGCGGGCGCTCCATACCGGCTCCTGGATCAATGCCGATTTCGACATCTGGATCGGCGATGCCGAGGAGAACCGCGCCTGGGAGTGGCTTGGTCGGACCCGCCAATTCCTGCGCCGCTTGGGCGAGGAGGGAGCGCTGCCTGCGGACCGGACCGCGGCGGCGATGCGGTCGCTCTATGCGGCCGAGGGCAGCGACTGGTTCTGGTGGTATGGGCCCGACTTCTCTACCGACGCCGACCTTCTTTTCGATGAGATCTTCCGGACCCATCTGCAGAACGTCTATCGTGTCCTCGGATTTTCTCCGCCGCCCTATCTCGAGTTTCCCATCTGCGCGCCGGCCGCTCCCACGCCTTATACGGCTCCCAGGCTGTACATCCACCCTCAACTGACCGGCCGATTGGATAATTTCTTCGACTGGGTGGGGGCGGGCACCGTCGATGTTGGGGTCCAACAGAGTGCGATGTTCCAAATGAACCGGCTGGCCCAGAAGCTGTATTTTGGCTTCGACGAGGAGCGCTTCTATTTGCGGCTCGATTTGACGGCCTGCCCGGAGGAAATCGAAGTCGAGTTCCTGGCCCCCCAAATCCGCCGGGTGACGGCCGCGCTGCAACCGTCCGGCTCCTGGAAGGTTCGCACGGAGCGCTCCGAAGACGCCGTGCGTTTCACTCCCGTCGATGAACGGGGCATTGCCGCGTGGAGGGATTTTTTCGTCCTCATGGTGCCGACAGCCTCTCTCGGATGGAAAGCAAACGACTCGGTCAGCTTTTTTGTCCGCCTGCTGCGCGAACGGCTCGTTTTGGAACGCTACCCGGAACGGGGGACGATCGATTTTACTTTTCCGTCCAAGGACTTCGAAGCCCGCCAATGGTTCGTCTAAACCC from Methylacidimicrobium sp. AP8 includes:
- the tgt gene encoding tRNA guanosine(34) transglycosylase Tgt, which produces MNFRLLVPPGTSSARAGLLTTGHGLVRTPAFLPVGTRGTVKGVLPRDLLDLGAEMILCNTYHLLLRPGIQALRDLGGLHRFLGWPGSILTDSGGYQVFSLSSLRHVDDRGVAFRSHLDGSALFLSPELAIELQLVAGSDLVMSLDECPPWPASASVLEQAVRRTVDWAAKGKAAWTRLRESDPALPTPEAGLFGIVQGGADAKLRALCAEELAAIGFDGFAIGGVSVGEPAEEAVRTVADTVVHLDRLRPRYVMGVGEPWQVVEMVNLGVDLFDCVLPTRLARHGVVYTERGRLSLRNASFRLDTAPISPECGCYTCRHFHRAYLRHLLKSEEMLGVMLLSLHNLYFYFSLMKEIRAALEAGRWEAFLAEQRARRREEKEGQ
- a CDS encoding DUF4931 domain-containing protein, with translation MPQLRREPLFPKRWVVFAPERKQRPIDYPPPPEPSHTASPFVAGKESLTPHEVFAIRPGGGPPNSPGWTVRVVPNRFPALRIEGELLPEGIGIYDQMNGIGAHEVIIETPNPDQELEDQSVEGVTDVLRAYRARIIDLIQDVRFRYILLFKNVGLLAGASLRHPHSQLIALPVVPRVVEELLATSRSHFELKERSLFADVLQAELKSRERLVYENSAFVSFCPWASRFPFETWILPKFPAAHFHALDDFHLGLLAEVLRHVLRRIRKGLQNPAYNMILQTAPFHPSRWREAIPPEVEFRWHIEILPRLAQTAGFEYGTGFYINTTFPEEAADFLRRVCVES
- a CDS encoding glycoside hydrolase family 57 protein — translated: MNIILLWHMHQPDYVDRLSGRARMPWVRLHSVHSYFDMIEMVDRFPSLRVAFNFTPVLLEQLVELGEGKVIDDCEAWSRIRAEDLTQGQKEKILEHFFRANFDTLIRPFPRYWELLNRRGRIVNFNNLAELTGLFSAQDYRDLQTLYNLAWCGFAACRAYPFLQELRAQGRGFTEEQKNRLLDLHRQIVRSVLSRYRSAAERGQIEITTSPYCHPILPLLLDTNLARRSMPHVNLPPQFSAPEDVRSQLALAQEKMRELFGAPARGIWPSEGSVAPELIPFFREAGFDYFFTDEAILFRSLELDPYWRGKGVDHMVLFQGWAVSWGGAALSALFRERPLSDFIGFRASQNPPDQAANYLLHHFEHICDVAGSPEAALLIALDGENAWEAFPDGGERFLSSLYGGLTTHSRLRTTRPTDYFDHFAPKAELRALHTGSWINADFDIWIGDAEENRAWEWLGRTRQFLRRLGEEGALPADRTAAAMRSLYAAEGSDWFWWYGPDFSTDADLLFDEIFRTHLQNVYRVLGFSPPPYLEFPICAPAAPTPYTAPRLYIHPQLTGRLDNFFDWVGAGTVDVGVQQSAMFQMNRLAQKLYFGFDEERFYLRLDLTACPEEIEVEFLAPQIRRVTAALQPSGSWKVRTERSEDAVRFTPVDERGIAAWRDFFVLMVPTASLGWKANDSVSFFVRLLRERLVLERYPERGTIDFTFPSKDFEARQWFV